Proteins from a single region of Puntigrus tetrazona isolate hp1 chromosome 2, ASM1883169v1, whole genome shotgun sequence:
- the rxrga gene encoding retinoic acid receptor RXR-gamma-A: protein MDNNDTYLHLSSSLQVTHGHLSSPPSQPPLSSMVSHHHPSIINGLGSPYSVITSSSLGSPSASLPTTSNMGYGALNSPQMNSMNSVSSSEDIKPPPGLAGLGSYSCGSPGSLSKHICAICGDRSSGKHYGVYSCEGCKGFFKRTIRKDLTYTCRDNKDCQIDKRQRNRCQYCRYQKCLAMGMKREAVQEERQRGREKSDNEVECSSSFNEEMPVEKILDAELAVEPKTEAYMESSTGNSTNDPVTNICQAADKQLFTLVEWAKRIPHFSDLPLDDQVILLRAGWNELLIASFSHRSVTVKDGILLATGLHVHRSSAHSAGVGSIFDRVLTELVSKMKDMQMDKTELGCLRAIVLFNPDAKGLSNPSEVEALREKVYASLEGYTKHNYPDQPGRFAKLLLRLPALRSIGLKCLEHLFFFKLIGDTPIDTFLMEMLEAPHQIT, encoded by the exons ATGGATAATAACGACACGTATCTGCATCTTA GTTCTTCTTTGCAGGTAACACACGGCCACCTGAGCTCTCCTCCGTCCCAGCCTCCTCTCAGCTCCATGGTGTCCCACCATCACCCCTCCATCATCAACGGTCTAGGGTCGCCGTACTCAGTCATCACTTCCTCCTCTCTGGGCTCACCTTCAGCCTCCTTGCCCACCACATCCAACATGGGCTATGGAGCACTCAACAGTCCACAG ATGAACTCCATGAACAGTGTTAGCAGCTCAGAAGACATTAAACCTCCTCCAGGACTGGCAGGACTGGGCAGTTACTCCTGCGGCAGCCCGGGGTCCCTCTCCAAACACATCTGTGCCATCTGTGGAGACCGATCCTCAG GGAAACATTATGGTGTTTACAGCTGTGAAGGATGCAAGGGCTTCTTCAAGAGAACTATCCGGAAAGACCTCACGTACACGTGCCGAGACAATAAAGACTGCCAGATTGACAAACGCCAGCGTAACCGCTGCCAGTACTGCCGCTATCAGAAGTGTCTGGCCATGGGCATGAAGAGAGAAG CGGTGCAGGAAGAGAGGCAGCGGGGTCGGGAAAAGAGTGACAACGAGGTGGAGTGTAGCAGCAGCTTTAATGAAGAAATGCCAGTGGAGAAGATTTTGGACGCTGAGCTCGCAGTGGAACCCAAGACTGAGGCTTACATGGAGTCCAGCACGGGCAACTCG ACAAATGACCCAGTGACCAACATCTGCCAGGCAGCAGACAAGCAGCTCTTTACTCTTGTTGAGTGGGCTAAGAGAATCCCGCACTTCTCTGACCTTCCTCTGGATGACCAGGTCATCCTGCTGCGAGCGG gttgGAACGAGCTGCTCATCGCTTCGTTCTCCCACCGTTCTGTGACGGTTAAGGACGGGATCCTCCTGGCCACCGGCCTGCACGTCCACCGCAGCAGCGCTCACAGCGCAGGGGTCGGCTCTATATTTGACAG GGTATTAACAGAGCTGGTCTCTAAGATGAAGGACATGCAGATGGACAAGACAGAGCTGGGCTGTTTAAGAGCTATCGTCCTCTTTAACCCTG ATGCAAAAGGATTGTCAAACCCATCAGAGGTCGAGGCATTACGGGAAAAAGTGTACGCTTCACTGGAGGGCTACACCAAACACAATTACCCCGATCAACCCGGCAG GTTTGCGAAGCTGCTCCTCCGTCTGCCCGCTCTGCGCTCCATAGGACTGAAGTGCCTGGAGCATCTGTTCTTCTTCAAACTCATAGGAGACACACCTATAGACACTTTCCTCATGGAGATGCTGGAAGCGCCGCATCAAATCACATGA
- the prg4a gene encoding proteoglycan 4a isoform X1: MTGSALVSFLLALACVLLPLCAAQGSCLGRCGEPFTRGQVCSCDYSCFVHGECCKDFDGVCTVGGSCRGRCGEAFRRGRQCQCDSDCALHGSCCPDYSAQCGETRRDVFSQLQAARSSKPNTPTDYTEECMAACLAAQQNPDLMRDGNRMNNFMAPSDATSLPAGGPPPQDVFSPLTPSDISGIGFNPSGGPLPGSGPAPAAGPSSDGPLAIPVQVSLSVSGQGDRPSSLADIAQAMAASSPAAPDADSNPNLCSGPAIDGMAVLPNNSIMVFRGHFFWVLNPKTKRAGPARRITEELGVPSPVDTAFTRCNCQGKTIIIKGNNYWSLENGVVEAGYPRSVSQDFGGLTGEITAALPVPATRKRPESVYFFKKGGTVQKLTFPAGSAPTCSGKRSKNPDKVPKNGKQAAIQLSGEININLKMKGFPAPVTSALSMPNPRKSEGFDYFVLSWPKVLNVKVSGDLPALTAPASHSSQQNDIGKWLNCA; the protein is encoded by the exons ATGACTGGATCTGCTCTGGTTTCGTTTCTCCTGGCGCTGGCCTGTGTCCTTCTGCCGCTTTGCGCTGCTCAAG GCAGCTGTTTGGGGAGATGTGGCGAGCCGTTCACCCGGGGACAGGTCTGTAGCTGTGACTACAGTTGTTTCGTCCACGGCGAGTGCTGCAAGGATTTTGACGGTGTCTGCACTGTCG GTGGCTCCTGCAGGGGTCGCTGTGGCGAGGCGTTCCGGCGCGGGAGGCAGTGCCAGTGTGACTCAGACTGCGCTCTGCACGGCTCCTGCTGCCCGGACTACAGCGCGCAGTGCGGTGAGACGCGGCGCG ATGTTTTCTCCCAACTGCAAGCTGCAAGAAGCTCAAAACCTAACACACCAACAG ATTATACTGAGGAGTGTATGGCGGCATGTCTCGCAGCACAGCAAAACCCAGATCTCATGAGAGATGGTAA caGAATGAATAACTTTATGGCTCCCTCTGATGCCACATCACTTCCTGCTGGTGGCCCTCCGCCCCAGGACGTCTTTTCTCCTCTGACACCCTCTGATATATCCG GCATCGGATTCAACCCGTCCGGGGGCCCTCTGCCAGGCTCCGGCCCTGCTCCTGCAGCGGGACCTTCCTCTGACGGTCCCCTGGCCATCCCTGTGCAGGTGTCCCTCTCGGTCAGCGGACAAGGAGACAGACCCAGCTCTCTGGCAGACATCGCTCAGGCCATGGCAGCCAGCAGCCCTGCAGCACCAG atgccgACTCGAACCCTAATCTGTGCAGTGGCCCTGCCATCGATGGAATGGCAGTCCTCCCCAACAACTCCATCATGGTTTTCAGAG GTCACTTTTTTTGGGTGCTGAACCCCAAAACTAAAAGAGCTGGCCCTGCTCGTAGAATCACCGAGGAGCTGGGCGTCCCGTCTCCCGTCGACACGGCCTTCACACGCTGCAACTGCCAGGGCAAGACCATCATCATCAAG GGCAACAACTACTGGAGTTTGGAGAATGGTGTTGTGGAAGCCGGGTATCCCAGATCTGTGTCCCAGGACTTCGGTGGGCTCACCGGTGAGATCACCGCTGCTTTGCCAGTCCCAGCCACCAGAAAGAGACCCGAGTCTGTGTACTTCTTCAAGAAAG GAGGCACAGTTCAGAAATTGACTTTTCCTGCCGGAAGTGCGCCAACTTGCAGCGGAAAGAGATCCAAAAACCCAGACAAAGTTCCAAAAAATGGCAAACAAGCAG CGATCCAGTTGTCAGGGGAGATCAACATCAACCTCAAAATGAAGGGCTTCCCGGCCCCTGTGACATCAGCCTTGTCCATGCCCAACCCCAGGAAGTCGGAGGGCTTCGATTACTTTGTTCTCTCTTGGC CTAAAGTCCTAAACGTGAAGGTTAGCGGTGATCTGCCCGCTTTGACGGCCCCTGCCAGCCACTCGTCCCAGCAGAACGACATCGGCAAGTGGCTCAACTGTGCCTGA
- the prg4a gene encoding proteoglycan 4a isoform X2, whose product MTGSALVSFLLALACVLLPLCAAQGSCLGRCGEPFTRGQVCSCDYSCFVHGECCKDFDGVCTVGGSCRGRCGEAFRRGRQCQCDSDCALHGSCCPDYSAQCDVFSQLQAARSSKPNTPTDYTEECMAACLAAQQNPDLMRDGNRMNNFMAPSDATSLPAGGPPPQDVFSPLTPSDISGIGFNPSGGPLPGSGPAPAAGPSSDGPLAIPVQVSLSVSGQGDRPSSLADIAQAMAASSPAAPDADSNPNLCSGPAIDGMAVLPNNSIMVFRGHFFWVLNPKTKRAGPARRITEELGVPSPVDTAFTRCNCQGKTIIIKGNNYWSLENGVVEAGYPRSVSQDFGGLTGEITAALPVPATRKRPESVYFFKKGGTVQKLTFPAGSAPTCSGKRSKNPDKVPKNGKQAAIQLSGEININLKMKGFPAPVTSALSMPNPRKSEGFDYFVLSWPKVLNVKVSGDLPALTAPASHSSQQNDIGKWLNCA is encoded by the exons ATGACTGGATCTGCTCTGGTTTCGTTTCTCCTGGCGCTGGCCTGTGTCCTTCTGCCGCTTTGCGCTGCTCAAG GCAGCTGTTTGGGGAGATGTGGCGAGCCGTTCACCCGGGGACAGGTCTGTAGCTGTGACTACAGTTGTTTCGTCCACGGCGAGTGCTGCAAGGATTTTGACGGTGTCTGCACTGTCG GTGGCTCCTGCAGGGGTCGCTGTGGCGAGGCGTTCCGGCGCGGGAGGCAGTGCCAGTGTGACTCAGACTGCGCTCTGCACGGCTCCTGCTGCCCGGACTACAGCGCGCAGTGCG ATGTTTTCTCCCAACTGCAAGCTGCAAGAAGCTCAAAACCTAACACACCAACAG ATTATACTGAGGAGTGTATGGCGGCATGTCTCGCAGCACAGCAAAACCCAGATCTCATGAGAGATGGTAA caGAATGAATAACTTTATGGCTCCCTCTGATGCCACATCACTTCCTGCTGGTGGCCCTCCGCCCCAGGACGTCTTTTCTCCTCTGACACCCTCTGATATATCCG GCATCGGATTCAACCCGTCCGGGGGCCCTCTGCCAGGCTCCGGCCCTGCTCCTGCAGCGGGACCTTCCTCTGACGGTCCCCTGGCCATCCCTGTGCAGGTGTCCCTCTCGGTCAGCGGACAAGGAGACAGACCCAGCTCTCTGGCAGACATCGCTCAGGCCATGGCAGCCAGCAGCCCTGCAGCACCAG atgccgACTCGAACCCTAATCTGTGCAGTGGCCCTGCCATCGATGGAATGGCAGTCCTCCCCAACAACTCCATCATGGTTTTCAGAG GTCACTTTTTTTGGGTGCTGAACCCCAAAACTAAAAGAGCTGGCCCTGCTCGTAGAATCACCGAGGAGCTGGGCGTCCCGTCTCCCGTCGACACGGCCTTCACACGCTGCAACTGCCAGGGCAAGACCATCATCATCAAG GGCAACAACTACTGGAGTTTGGAGAATGGTGTTGTGGAAGCCGGGTATCCCAGATCTGTGTCCCAGGACTTCGGTGGGCTCACCGGTGAGATCACCGCTGCTTTGCCAGTCCCAGCCACCAGAAAGAGACCCGAGTCTGTGTACTTCTTCAAGAAAG GAGGCACAGTTCAGAAATTGACTTTTCCTGCCGGAAGTGCGCCAACTTGCAGCGGAAAGAGATCCAAAAACCCAGACAAAGTTCCAAAAAATGGCAAACAAGCAG CGATCCAGTTGTCAGGGGAGATCAACATCAACCTCAAAATGAAGGGCTTCCCGGCCCCTGTGACATCAGCCTTGTCCATGCCCAACCCCAGGAAGTCGGAGGGCTTCGATTACTTTGTTCTCTCTTGGC CTAAAGTCCTAAACGTGAAGGTTAGCGGTGATCTGCCCGCTTTGACGGCCCCTGCCAGCCACTCGTCCCAGCAGAACGACATCGGCAAGTGGCTCAACTGTGCCTGA